The following are encoded in a window of Scleropages formosus chromosome 7, fSclFor1.1, whole genome shotgun sequence genomic DNA:
- the rccd1 gene encoding RCC1 domain-containing protein 1 isoform X1 → MVWFGFGFNGFRQIYKAVHSSEKKDYLEKNVEVKVTVPVRLASCNSDGTNEKAHDHDASTSKEVVCGKAEEKVIEIRASWSRRGTLILGADAHVCLSGFGTSAQTVCDCVPESRGCRDAQLTERHLTLLFGDRAECWSFDTWGGLPVWKMEFSEMAGMGSPVALPLVPGGYITTNPPMFRTLSPQLRAVSLALGLEHAVLLTASGSVYTWGLGSHGQLGHGGLEQEEEPRVVEALWGVAMAGVAAGSWHSASISTGGDMYTWGWNESGQLGMPARGLQEERKHTDQVEGTGSDTDGEDSRGVFISIQAFPALVDLPEDSEVTKVSCGSRHTAAVTGKGNLFTWGWGDYGQLGHGSSCSSDQPLHVDFFSDNALFVLDVVCGPWNTFVSVVEREQSES, encoded by the exons atggtttggtttggttttggaTTTAACGGCTTCCGGCAAATATATAAAGCTGTGCATTCTAGTGAAAAGAAAGACTATTTAGAGAAGAATGTCGAAGTAAAAGTTACTGTTCCGGTCAGGCTTGCTTCATGTAACTCTGACGGGACAAACGAGAAGGCTCATGATCATGATGCAAGTACTAGTAAAGAAGTCGTGTGTGGGAAAGCTGAGGAGAAAGTCATTGAGATTCGGGCGAGTTGGAGCCGAAGGGGAACACTGATCCTCGGAG CTGACGCTCACGTGTGCCTGTCGGGCTTTGGGACGTCTGCGCAGACGGTCTGCGACTGCGTGCCGGAGAGTCGCGGCTGCAGGGATGCGCAGCTTACGGAAAGACACCTCACTCTGCTGTTTGGGGACAGGGCGGAATGCTGGAGCTTCGACACGTGGGGTGGCTTGCCTGTCTGGAAGATGGAATTCAGTGAAATGGCTGGCATGG GGTCTCCAGTAGCTTTGCCTCTGGTTCCAGGGGGGTATATTACCACAAATCCCCCCATGTTTCGCACCTTGTCCCCTCAGCTGCGTGCGGTGAGCTTGGCCTTGGGCTTGGAGCATGCAGTCCTTCTGACTGCCTCAGGTAGTGTGTACACCTGGGGCTTGGGCAG TCATGGCCAGCTGGGACATGGTGGACTGGAACAGGAGGAGGAACCAAGGGTAGTGGAAGCACTGTGGGGTGTAGCCATGGCAGGCGTGGCAGCGGGCAGCTGGCATTCTGCCTCCATCAGTA CAGGAGGAGATATGTATACCTGGGGCTGGAATGAGAGTGGGCAGCTGGGAATGCCAGCTAGAGGCCTGCAGGAAGAGAGAAAGCACACGGATCAAGTCGAAG GAACCGGTTCAGACACTGATGGAGAAGACAGCAGAGGAGTGTTCATTTCCATTCAGGCCTTTCCAGCACTAGTAGACCTTCCCGAGGACTCTGAGGTCACCAAAGTCAGTTGTGGATCCCGTCACACAGCAGCTGTCACTG gTAAAGGTAATCTTTTCACATGGGGGTGGG GTGATTATGGGCAACTTGGACATGGTAGCTCCTGTAGTTCTGACCAGCCGCTGCATGTGGATTTCTTCTCTGATAACGCACTGTTTGTTTTAGATGTGGTGTGTGGGCCTTGGAATACATTTGTTTCTGTAGTTGAAAGAGAACAGTCAGAATCTTGA
- the rccd1 gene encoding RCC1 domain-containing protein 1 isoform X2 — MVWFGFGFNGFRQIYKAVHSSEKKDYLEKNVEVKVTVPVRLASCNSDGTNEKAHDHDASTSKEVVCGKAEEKVIEIRASWSRRGTLILGADAHVCLSGFGTSAQTVCDCVPESRGCRDAQLTERHLTLLFGDRAECWSFDTWGGLPVWKMEFSEMAGMGSPVALPLVPGGYITTNPPMFRTLSPQLRAVSLALGLEHAVLLTASGSVYTWGLGSHGQLGHGGLEQEEEPRVVEALWGVAMAGVAAGSWHSASISTGGDMYTWGWNESGQLGMPARGLQEERKHTDQVEGTGSDTDGEDSRGVFISIQAFPALVDLPEDSEVTKVSCGSRHTAAVTGDYGQLGHGSSCSSDQPLHVDFFSDNALFVLDVVCGPWNTFVSVVEREQSES, encoded by the exons atggtttggtttggttttggaTTTAACGGCTTCCGGCAAATATATAAAGCTGTGCATTCTAGTGAAAAGAAAGACTATTTAGAGAAGAATGTCGAAGTAAAAGTTACTGTTCCGGTCAGGCTTGCTTCATGTAACTCTGACGGGACAAACGAGAAGGCTCATGATCATGATGCAAGTACTAGTAAAGAAGTCGTGTGTGGGAAAGCTGAGGAGAAAGTCATTGAGATTCGGGCGAGTTGGAGCCGAAGGGGAACACTGATCCTCGGAG CTGACGCTCACGTGTGCCTGTCGGGCTTTGGGACGTCTGCGCAGACGGTCTGCGACTGCGTGCCGGAGAGTCGCGGCTGCAGGGATGCGCAGCTTACGGAAAGACACCTCACTCTGCTGTTTGGGGACAGGGCGGAATGCTGGAGCTTCGACACGTGGGGTGGCTTGCCTGTCTGGAAGATGGAATTCAGTGAAATGGCTGGCATGG GGTCTCCAGTAGCTTTGCCTCTGGTTCCAGGGGGGTATATTACCACAAATCCCCCCATGTTTCGCACCTTGTCCCCTCAGCTGCGTGCGGTGAGCTTGGCCTTGGGCTTGGAGCATGCAGTCCTTCTGACTGCCTCAGGTAGTGTGTACACCTGGGGCTTGGGCAG TCATGGCCAGCTGGGACATGGTGGACTGGAACAGGAGGAGGAACCAAGGGTAGTGGAAGCACTGTGGGGTGTAGCCATGGCAGGCGTGGCAGCGGGCAGCTGGCATTCTGCCTCCATCAGTA CAGGAGGAGATATGTATACCTGGGGCTGGAATGAGAGTGGGCAGCTGGGAATGCCAGCTAGAGGCCTGCAGGAAGAGAGAAAGCACACGGATCAAGTCGAAG GAACCGGTTCAGACACTGATGGAGAAGACAGCAGAGGAGTGTTCATTTCCATTCAGGCCTTTCCAGCACTAGTAGACCTTCCCGAGGACTCTGAGGTCACCAAAGTCAGTTGTGGATCCCGTCACACAGCAGCTGTCACTG GTGATTATGGGCAACTTGGACATGGTAGCTCCTGTAGTTCTGACCAGCCGCTGCATGTGGATTTCTTCTCTGATAACGCACTGTTTGTTTTAGATGTGGTGTGTGGGCCTTGGAATACATTTGTTTCTGTAGTTGAAAGAGAACAGTCAGAATCTTGA
- the gdpgp1 gene encoding GDP-D-glucose phosphorylase 1, translating to METCPTHCFAYSDRDFVSHVCRSEWCAQCSKAGLSRFDETLRSGWSAKMRQGLFRYELGDLQTRVLPGALRFVAQLNILRGTERRKPQEISSIRQHFDAKQFNFNRIHSDEIVFEMSKEDGGATGAEPPWSCERQRSHQDGAGRMLVVINVSPLEFGHCLLIPDPALCLPQILTPFAIQIGMESIFLSSHPGFRVGFNSLGAFASVNHLHLHCYYLDHELRIESAPTKPLVPDKAFHCMTDFPPGFVFYTEGEHLEGMAATICQLTDYLAERNIAHNLFLTRGCPPKSCCSPSVERSGVRILIWPRLSCFGAKEESAFNVALCELAGHLPFKSREDFDTIAEKKVKGIIEKYLLPEEAFLQLEMELAKYLQTI from the coding sequence ATGGAAACGTGTCCCACTCACTGCTTCGCTTACAGTGACAGGGACTTTGTTAGCCATGTTTGCCGGTCCGAATGGTGCGCGCAGTGTAGTAAAGCAGGACTTTCCAGATTTGACGAGACTTTGAGATCTGGGTGGTCCGCGAAGATGCGACAGGGGCTGTTCCGCTACGAGCTCGGGGACCTCCAAACACGGGTCCTCCCTGGCGCCTTACGCTTTGTAGCTCAGCTAAACATCCTGCGGGGCACGGAGAGAAGAAAACCGCAGGAAATCTCGAGTATCAGACAACACTTTGACGCGAAACAGTTCAACTTCAACAGAATACATTCTGATGAAATCGTGTTCGAAATGAGCAAGGAGGACGGAGGCGCCACAGGCGCAGAGCCGCCATGGAGCTGTGAGAGACAACGCTCCCACCAGGATGGGGCAGGGAGGATGCTGGTTGTGATCAACGTCAGTCCTCTAGAGTTTGGCCACTGTTTGCTAATCCCTGACCCGGCTCTGTGCCTCCCGCAGATCCTCACTCCCTTTGCCATCCAAATTGGAATGGAGTCAATTTTCTTAAGTTCTCACCCAGGATTCCGGGTGGGATTCAATAGTCTGGGGGCATTTGCCTCTGTGAACCACTTACATCTACACTGTTACTATTTGGATCACGAGCTGAGAATTGAATCTGCTCCAACCAAACCTCTAGTGCCTGACAAGGCGTTCCATTGCATGACTGACTTCCCCCCTGGGTTTGTCTTCTACACAGAAGGAGAACACTTGGAAGGGATGGCTGCTACCATTTGTCAGTTGACTGACTATTTAGCCGAGAGAAATATTGCGCACAATCTGTTTCTGACTCGGGGTTGCCCTCCAAAAAGCTGCTGTTCCCCTTCCGTCGAGCGTTCTGGTGTGCGAATTTTGATATGGCCACGGTTGTCTTGCTTTGGAGCTAAGGAGGAGTCGGCCTTCAACGTTGCTCTTTGTGAACTTGCGGGTCACTTGCCTTTTAAAAGCCGGGAAGATTTTGACACCATTgctgaaaaaaaagtgaaaggcaTTATTGAAAAATACCTACTGCCTGAAGAAGCATTTCTACAATTAGAAATGGAACTcgcaaaatatttacaaacaatTTAG